One part of the Agarivorans sp. Alg241-V36 genome encodes these proteins:
- the glnG gene encoding nitrogen regulation protein NR(I), translating into MAATIWVVDDDSSIRWVLEKALKTAGYDCLSFADGEMMLQQLDYEQPDVVISDIRMPGMDGLSLLEKIQSHFPEMPVIIMTAHSDLDSAVNAYQRGAFEYLPKPFDIDEAVALTERAVTVSREQKGNKANNKPSSPAPEIIGEAPAMQEVFRAIGRLSRSSISVLINGQSGTGKELVAHALHKHSPRASGSFIALNMAAIPKDLIESELFGHEKGAFTGANNIRHGRFEQANGGTLFLDEIGDMPLDIQTRLLRVLADGQFYRVGGHSPVQVDVRIIAATHQNLEKKVAEGDFREDLFHRLNVIRIHLPSLCERREDIPALAKHFLEIAAKELNVESKLLHKDTQRFMMQLAWPGNVRQLENVCRWLTVMASGQEVLPADLPPELSQPVVTETGETADANWRSLLKSWVSQQLVSGQIDILGEAMPDFERIMLTTALEHTHGHKQEAARLLGWGRNTLTRKLKELDVEA; encoded by the coding sequence ATGGCAGCAACAATATGGGTCGTTGATGACGACAGCTCCATTCGGTGGGTGTTAGAAAAAGCGTTAAAAACTGCAGGTTACGATTGCTTGAGTTTTGCCGATGGCGAAATGATGCTACAGCAGCTTGATTATGAGCAACCCGACGTAGTGATCTCAGACATTCGCATGCCCGGCATGGACGGTTTGAGTTTATTAGAGAAGATCCAAAGCCACTTTCCAGAGATGCCGGTTATTATTATGACCGCCCACTCAGACTTAGATAGTGCAGTAAACGCCTACCAGCGCGGTGCCTTTGAATATTTGCCTAAGCCCTTCGACATTGATGAAGCGGTTGCCTTAACCGAGCGTGCAGTCACTGTTTCTCGTGAACAGAAAGGCAATAAAGCAAACAACAAACCTAGCTCTCCGGCACCAGAAATTATTGGTGAAGCCCCTGCCATGCAGGAAGTGTTTCGCGCCATTGGCCGCTTATCTCGCTCAAGCATTTCGGTACTCATTAATGGCCAATCTGGTACCGGTAAAGAGTTAGTCGCCCACGCTCTGCATAAACACAGCCCTCGCGCCAGCGGCAGCTTTATTGCCTTAAACATGGCAGCGATTCCAAAAGATTTAATTGAATCGGAGCTATTTGGTCACGAGAAAGGTGCATTTACCGGCGCCAATAACATCCGCCACGGCCGCTTTGAACAAGCTAATGGTGGCACCCTGTTTTTGGATGAAATTGGTGATATGCCACTGGATATTCAAACTCGCTTGTTAAGAGTATTAGCCGACGGTCAGTTTTATCGCGTAGGTGGTCATTCTCCCGTGCAGGTTGACGTGCGAATCATTGCCGCAACTCACCAAAACCTCGAGAAAAAAGTAGCCGAAGGCGACTTCCGTGAAGATTTATTCCACCGCCTAAACGTAATTCGCATCCACCTACCCTCTTTATGTGAACGCCGAGAAGACATTCCGGCTTTAGCTAAGCATTTCTTAGAGATAGCCGCCAAAGAGTTAAACGTAGAGAGCAAATTACTGCACAAAGATACCCAGCGATTCATGATGCAATTGGCTTGGCCAGGCAACGTGAGGCAGTTAGAAAACGTTTGTCGTTGGTTAACGGTAATGGCCAGTGGTCAAGAAGTGCTACCGGCAGATCTTCCGCCAGAGTTAAGCCAACCAGTAGTAACAGAAACCGGCGAAACTGCCGATGCAAACTGGCGTTCGCTGCTTAAGAGCTGGGTTTCTCAGCAGTTAGTCTCTGGACAAATCGACATACTTGGCGAAGCCATGCCTGACTTTGAGCGCATCATGCTCACTACCGCGCTAGAGCATACCCACGGCCACAAACAAGAAGCCGCAAGATTGTTAGGTTGGGGACGCAATACGCTTACCCGTAAGCTCAAAGAGTTAGACGTAGAAGCCTAG
- a CDS encoding DUF4124 domain-containing protein, which translates to MSKWFAIALLISGAVFGVQAADKIYQWVDENGITHFSDRPQVGATELKVDVAPPATDGPIVTPRTPLKKKQKPIQYQVNITSPSHEQTIRDNEGKISISASSTPVPLNSMGYKLVLDGVPQGQITKMGSFQLTNIDRGAHTIQVQLVDDSGKEIASSKPITVFLHRANAFGAGAAAAGGG; encoded by the coding sequence ATGAGCAAATGGTTTGCTATAGCTTTATTAATCAGCGGCGCAGTCTTTGGCGTTCAAGCGGCTGACAAAATTTACCAATGGGTGGATGAAAATGGTATTACCCATTTCTCTGACCGTCCCCAAGTTGGCGCAACAGAACTAAAAGTTGATGTGGCACCACCAGCCACCGACGGCCCAATTGTTACACCGCGCACGCCACTGAAGAAGAAACAAAAACCCATTCAGTATCAAGTTAATATTACCAGCCCAAGCCACGAGCAAACCATTCGTGACAACGAAGGTAAAATATCAATCAGTGCTAGCTCTACACCGGTGCCCCTAAACAGCATGGGCTACAAGTTGGTGCTTGATGGTGTACCACAAGGGCAAATCACTAAAATGGGTAGCTTCCAGCTCACCAACATTGATCGCGGCGCCCATACAATTCAGGTGCAGCTAGTTGATGATTCAGGCAAGGAAATTGCATCGTCTAAGCCCATAACCGTATTCTTGCACCGCGCTAACGCATTTGGCGCCGGAGCGGCCGCAGCAGGGGGAGGCTAA
- the glnL gene encoding nitrogen regulation protein NR(II) — translation MLDISGLERLVLENQVTAIVLLDAELKIQYVNASAEQLLGQSAKRLIDEPLATQVKHSSLDLGKLDAVCGSGQSFTDNEVTLVFDSHHALVELSATSINNQNRNLLMLEMRAIGQQKKISQELYQHAQQQAAKELVRGLAHEIKNPLGGLRGAAQLLEKELVNPELKEFTGIIIEQADRLRKLVDRLLGPQRPGLHELHNVHSVLEKVRQLVKLDLPVGISVERDYDPSIPDFEMDHEQLLQAFLNIVQNAVQALGQNGGNINIVTRTAHQATIAGQRFKLAAEIRIIDNGPGIPTELLDTLFYPMVTGREGGTGLGLSIAQNLINQHKGKIECASWPGHTEFTIHLPLRR, via the coding sequence GTGTTAGATATTTCTGGGCTAGAGCGCTTAGTATTGGAAAATCAAGTTACCGCCATTGTGCTGCTTGATGCAGAACTAAAGATTCAATACGTAAATGCCTCTGCAGAACAACTACTCGGCCAAAGTGCTAAGCGGCTTATTGATGAGCCGCTAGCCACTCAAGTTAAACATAGCTCACTGGATCTCGGTAAACTCGATGCCGTATGTGGCTCGGGGCAAAGCTTCACCGACAATGAAGTCACCTTGGTTTTTGATAGTCACCACGCCTTGGTAGAGCTATCAGCCACAAGTATCAACAATCAGAACAGAAATTTGCTGATGCTAGAAATGCGCGCCATTGGCCAGCAAAAGAAAATATCCCAAGAGCTTTATCAACATGCTCAACAACAGGCAGCCAAAGAACTGGTTCGCGGCTTAGCCCACGAAATTAAAAACCCACTTGGCGGCTTACGAGGCGCAGCCCAACTACTTGAAAAAGAGTTGGTAAATCCAGAGTTAAAAGAATTCACCGGCATTATTATCGAGCAAGCCGACCGTTTAAGAAAACTGGTTGATCGATTACTTGGCCCGCAGCGACCAGGTTTACATGAACTGCACAATGTTCATTCAGTGCTCGAGAAAGTAAGGCAGCTGGTTAAGCTTGATTTACCCGTGGGTATTAGTGTTGAGCGCGACTACGACCCAAGCATTCCTGATTTTGAAATGGATCATGAGCAGCTGCTACAGGCATTTCTCAACATCGTGCAAAATGCAGTACAAGCACTTGGCCAAAACGGCGGTAACATCAACATCGTTACCCGTACTGCACATCAAGCCACTATCGCCGGCCAGCGTTTTAAGCTCGCCGCAGAAATAAGAATTATCGACAACGGGCCAGGCATACCTACCGAGCTACTCGATACCCTGTTCTACCCTATGGTAACAGGCCGAGAAGGCGGAACCGGTTTAGGTTTGTCTATTGCACAAAATTTAATAAATCAGCATAAAGGGAAGATTGAATGTGCCAGTTGGCCAGGTCATACCGAATTTACCATTCACCTTCCTCTCAGACGTTAA
- the typA gene encoding translational GTPase TypA, whose product MLDKLRNIAIIAHVDHGKTTLVDKLLQQSGTLQTRGDAEERVMDSNDLEKERGITILAKNTAIEWNDYHINIVDTPGHADFGGEVERVLSMVDSVLLLVDAQEGPMPQTRFVTQKAFAQGLKPILVINKIDKPGARPDWVMDQVFDLFDNLGATDDQLDFQVVYASALNGWASSEEGVETDNMEPLFQAIVDNVAPPEAKPGEGLQMQISQLDYNSYVGVIGIGRVSRGSIKTNQQITVIGADGKTRNGKVGQVLGYLGLDRHEVKEANAGDIIAITGLGELKISDTICDQSNVEALPALSVDEPTVTMTFQVNTSPFAGKEGKYVTSRNILERLQQELVHNVALRVEETEDPDKFRVSGRGELHLGILIENMRREGFELAVSRPEVILRTVDGNLEEPYEVVTIDVEEEHQGSIMEQLGLRKGELTDMSPDGKGRIRMDFMIPSRGLIGFQTEFMTLTSGSGLLYHTFDHYGPHKGGVIGQRQNGVLISNATGKALTYALFNLQERGRLFTQHADEVYEGQVVGIHTRDNDLTVNCLKGKQLTNVRASGTDEAQVLSPPIVMTLEQALEFIDDDELVEVTPENIRIRKRHLTENERKRAGRPPKS is encoded by the coding sequence GTGCTAGATAAGTTAAGAAACATCGCCATTATTGCTCACGTAGACCACGGGAAGACTACCCTGGTAGACAAACTATTGCAGCAATCTGGAACCCTACAAACGCGTGGTGATGCTGAAGAGCGGGTAATGGACTCGAACGATCTTGAAAAAGAACGTGGTATTACCATCTTGGCAAAAAACACGGCGATTGAGTGGAACGATTACCACATCAACATCGTAGACACCCCTGGACACGCAGACTTCGGTGGTGAGGTAGAACGTGTTTTGTCTATGGTTGATTCAGTATTGTTGTTGGTAGACGCCCAAGAAGGCCCAATGCCACAAACTCGTTTTGTTACTCAGAAAGCATTTGCTCAAGGTTTAAAACCTATTCTGGTAATTAACAAAATCGATAAGCCAGGCGCACGTCCTGATTGGGTAATGGACCAAGTATTCGATTTGTTCGATAACTTAGGTGCTACCGATGACCAGTTAGACTTCCAAGTTGTTTACGCATCAGCGCTAAACGGCTGGGCTAGCTCAGAAGAAGGTGTTGAGACAGATAACATGGAACCTCTGTTCCAAGCTATCGTTGATAATGTTGCACCACCAGAAGCTAAGCCAGGCGAAGGTTTGCAAATGCAAATCTCACAACTTGACTACAACTCTTATGTAGGTGTTATCGGAATTGGTCGCGTATCACGCGGTTCAATCAAAACTAATCAACAAATCACTGTTATCGGTGCCGATGGTAAAACCCGTAACGGTAAAGTAGGCCAAGTATTGGGCTACTTAGGCCTTGATCGTCACGAAGTGAAAGAAGCCAATGCTGGTGACATCATCGCTATTACTGGCTTAGGTGAGTTGAAAATTTCTGATACGATTTGTGATCAGAGTAACGTAGAAGCGCTACCGGCACTTTCTGTAGACGAACCTACCGTAACTATGACTTTCCAAGTAAACACCTCTCCGTTTGCTGGTAAAGAAGGTAAATACGTTACTTCACGAAATATTCTTGAGCGTTTACAACAAGAGTTGGTACACAACGTAGCCTTGCGTGTAGAAGAAACTGAAGATCCAGATAAGTTCCGTGTATCTGGTCGTGGTGAGCTGCACTTAGGTATCTTGATTGAAAACATGCGTCGTGAAGGTTTCGAGCTGGCGGTATCTCGCCCAGAAGTAATTCTACGCACCGTAGACGGCAACCTAGAAGAACCATACGAAGTAGTCACTATTGATGTTGAAGAAGAGCATCAAGGTAGCATTATGGAGCAGCTTGGCTTACGTAAAGGTGAGTTAACTGATATGTCTCCTGATGGTAAAGGCCGTATTCGTATGGACTTTATGATTCCTTCTCGTGGCTTGATTGGCTTCCAAACGGAATTCATGACCTTAACCTCAGGTTCAGGTTTGCTCTACCATACTTTTGATCACTATGGTCCGCATAAAGGTGGTGTAATTGGTCAGCGCCAAAATGGTGTATTGATTTCTAACGCTACAGGTAAAGCACTGACTTACGCTTTGTTTAATCTTCAAGAGCGTGGTCGTTTGTTTACTCAGCATGCTGATGAAGTATATGAAGGTCAGGTAGTGGGTATTCACACTCGCGATAACGACCTTACCGTTAACTGTTTGAAAGGTAAGCAGCTAACTAACGTACGTGCATCAGGTACTGATGAAGCGCAGGTACTGTCACCA
- the glnA gene encoding glutamate--ammonia ligase, giving the protein MSAEVLALLKEQEVKFVDLRFTDTKGKEQHVSIPSHQVDEDFFSDGKMFDGSSISGWKGINESDMVLMPDAATAVLDPFTEEVTLNIRCDILEPSTMQGYDRDPRSVAKRAEEYMRSTGIADAAYFGPEPEFFLFDDVKYKTDMSGSMYKIDADEASWNSDKHFEDGNTGHRPGVKGGYFPVAPVDSSQDLRSAMCLVLEEMGQTVEAHHHEVATAGQNEIATLFNSIVEKADETQVLKYVVHNVAHAYGKTATFMPKPVVGDNGSGMHVHQSIWKDGENLFAGDLYGGLSETALFYIGGIIKHAKAINAFANASTNSYKRLVPGFEAPVMLAYSARNRSASIRIPVVPSPKARRIEVRFPDPTANPYLAFSAMLMAGLDGIKNKIHPGDAMDKDLYDLPAEEAAEIPQVATSLENALACLDADRDFLTAGGVFSNDYIDSYIALKSADVERINMTTHPVEFELYYSV; this is encoded by the coding sequence ATGTCTGCAGAAGTTTTAGCTTTGCTTAAAGAGCAAGAAGTTAAATTTGTTGACCTACGCTTTACCGATACTAAAGGTAAAGAGCAACACGTATCTATTCCATCTCACCAAGTTGACGAAGATTTCTTCTCAGACGGTAAAATGTTTGATGGCTCTTCAATCTCAGGTTGGAAAGGCATTAACGAATCAGACATGGTATTGATGCCTGACGCAGCAACAGCTGTATTAGACCCATTCACTGAAGAAGTTACTCTAAACATTCGTTGTGACATTCTTGAGCCTTCTACAATGCAAGGTTACGACCGTGACCCACGCTCTGTAGCTAAGCGCGCTGAAGAGTACATGCGCTCTACTGGTATTGCTGATGCAGCATACTTCGGTCCAGAGCCAGAGTTCTTCTTGTTTGACGATGTTAAATACAAAACTGACATGTCAGGTTCTATGTACAAAATTGATGCTGATGAAGCATCTTGGAACTCAGACAAGCACTTCGAAGACGGTAACACTGGTCACCGTCCTGGCGTTAAAGGCGGTTACTTCCCAGTAGCTCCAGTTGATTCTTCACAAGACCTACGTTCAGCAATGTGTCTAGTTCTTGAAGAAATGGGTCAAACTGTTGAAGCTCACCACCACGAAGTAGCAACTGCTGGTCAGAACGAAATCGCAACTTTATTCAACTCTATCGTTGAAAAAGCTGATGAAACTCAGGTTCTTAAGTATGTTGTTCACAACGTAGCTCACGCTTACGGTAAAACAGCAACCTTTATGCCTAAGCCAGTTGTTGGTGATAACGGTAGCGGTATGCACGTTCACCAATCAATTTGGAAAGACGGCGAAAACTTATTTGCTGGCGACCTATACGGCGGCCTATCTGAAACTGCATTGTTCTACATTGGCGGTATCATCAAGCACGCAAAAGCAATTAACGCTTTTGCTAACGCTTCTACTAACTCTTACAAGCGTTTAGTACCTGGCTTCGAAGCACCTGTTATGCTTGCTTACTCAGCACGTAACCGTTCAGCTTCTATCCGTATTCCAGTAGTACCATCGCCTAAAGCGCGTCGTATTGAAGTACGTTTCCCTGACCCAACAGCTAACCCATACCTAGCATTCTCTGCAATGTTGATGGCTGGCCTTGACGGGATCAAAAACAAAATCCACCCTGGCGATGCTATGGACAAGGATTTGTACGACCTACCTGCAGAAGAAGCAGCTGAAATCCCGCAAGTGGCAACTTCACTTGAAAATGCACTAGCTTGCCTAGACGCAGACCGCGATTTCTTAACCGCTGGCGGCGTGTTCAGCAACGATTACATCGATTCTTACATCGCATTGAAATCTGCTGACGTTGAGCGCATCAACATGACAACTCACCCAGTTGAGTTTGAATTGTACTACAGCGTATAA